A DNA window from Melanotaenia boesemani isolate fMelBoe1 chromosome 6, fMelBoe1.pri, whole genome shotgun sequence contains the following coding sequences:
- the LOC121641898 gene encoding potassium voltage-gated channel subfamily S member 2-like — MTGQVLGEPGSGARMDDNAAIRINVGGFKKRLLSDTLSRFPETRLARLLQCRSKESILELCDDYDDTEKEFYFDRNPALFPYVLNFYNTGRLHVMAELCIFSFSQEIEYWGINEFFIDSCCSSAYHCRKMDQDREDWDDRSDEGSTTSSFDELLEFYNDASKFDKQLLGSARRRVWLMLDNPGYSVASRIISILSILVVLGSIATMCMNSMSEFSLLDSEGQPTEDPRFETVEHFGIGWFTLELVARFAVAPDLLHFFDHPLNVIDLVSILPFYLTLLINLVVESSPALANLGRVAQVLRLMRIFRILKLARHSTGLRSLGATLRNSYKEVGLLLLYLAVGVSFFSVMAYTVEKEDSEDLSTIPACWWWATVSMTTVGYGDVVPVSIAGKLTASACILAGILVVVLPITLIFNKFSLFYKRQKQLEIAMRSCDFDEGIKEVPSVNLRNYYAHKVKSLMASLSNMSRSSPSEQSLNESLN; from the coding sequence ATGACAGGTCAGGTCCTGGGGGAACCGGGCAGCGGGGCTCGCATGGATGACAACGCAGCCATCCGTATAAACGTGGGCGGCTTCAAGAAGCGTCTCCTGTCGGACACTCTCTCCCGTTTCCCCGAAACGAGGCTGGCGCGCCTCTTGCAATGCCGGTCCAAAGAATCCATCCTCGAGCTTTGCGACGACTACGACGACACAGAAAAGGAGTTTTACTTCGACAGGAACCCGGCACTATTTCCTTATGTGTTGAATTTCTACAACACTGGGCGGCTGCATGTCATGGCCGAGCTGTGCATCTTCTCCTTCAGCCAGGAGATCGAGTACTGGGGCATCAATGAGTTTTTCATTGACTCCTGTTGCAGCAGCGCCTACCACTGTAGAAAAATGGACCAAGATCGGGAGGACTGGGATGACCGGAGCGATGAAGGCAGCACAACTTCATCATTTGATGAGCTGTTGGAGTTTTACAACGACGCCAGCAAGTTTGATAAGCAGCTCCTCGGGAGCGCACGGAGACGAGTTTGGTTAATGCTGGATAACCCCGGTTACTCAGTGGCCAGCCGCATCATTAGCATCCTCTCTATCCTGGTGGTGCTGGGATCCATTGCCACCATGTGCATGAACAGTATGAGTGAATTCAGCCTGTTGGACAGCGAGGGTCAACCCACGGAGGACCCACGTTTCGAAACCGTGGAGCACTTTGGCATCGGTTGGTTCACTCTGGAGCTGGTGGCCCGGTTCGCAGTGGCTCCAGATCTTCTGCACTTCTTTGATCACCCGTTAAACGTGATAGATCTGGTCTCCATACTTCCATTTTACCTGACGCTGCTAATAAACCTGGTGGTGGAGAGCAGCCCGGCGCTAGCCAACCTGGGACGAGTTGCGCAAGTTCTGCGGCTAATGAGAATTTTCCGCATCCTGAAACTGGCACGTCACTCAACGGGGCTGCGTTCCTTGGGGGCCACCCTCAGAAACAGCTACAAAGAGGTTGGACTGCTGCTTCTGTACTTGGCCGTCGGCGTGTCGTTTTTCTCAGTGATGGCCTACACGGTGGAGAAAGAAGACAGCGAGGACCTTTCCACGATCCCGGCGTGTTGGTGGTGGGCCACCGTTAGCATGACAACAGTGGGATATGGGGATGTGGTGCCTGTATCCATAGCGGGCAAACTCACCGCCTCAGCATGCATTCTGGCCGGTATCCTAGTAGTTGTGCTTCCAATTACGCTGATTTTCAATAAGTTTTCCCTCTTctacaaaagacaaaaacagctcGAAATTGCAATGAGAAGCTGTGACTTCGATGAGGGAATAAAAGAGGTGCCCTCTGTGAACCTGAGGAACTATTACGCCCACAAAGTGAAATCCCTCATGGCCAGTTTGTCAAACATGAGCAGGAGTTCACCCAGTGAACAGAGTCTGAACGAATCCTTAAACTGA